One window from the genome of Alkalihalobacillus sp. LMS6 encodes:
- the hisS gene encoding histidine--tRNA ligase, with translation MSIRLPRGTQDILPEDAVVWQHIEKVAKDVCQSYHFEEIRTPIFEHTEVFTRGVGDTTDIVQKEMYTFKDRGDRSLTLRPEGTASVVRSYVEHKLYGEANALTKLFYTGPMFRYERPQAGRMRQFVQFGVEALGSANPHLDAEVLALLIDICNRLGLVNLKLVINSLGDKESRDRHRQALIDHFAPSINEFCSDCQTRLDKNPLRILDCKKDREHPLMETAPAILDFLNEESRTYFENLKQTLDQLGISYEVDATLVRGLDYYNHTAFELMSTAPGFGAITTLCGGGRYNGLVQEFGGPETPGIGFAFSIERFILAMKAEGVALPERPQLDAYIVALGEEANQRAAVLLHELRKDGYRVDKDYMGKKMKAQFKTADRNGATCTIIIGEDELANEQAVIRHMDSGEQKTVSLHSVAVELRESIKGGAGL, from the coding sequence ATGTCCATTCGTTTACCAAGAGGAACGCAAGACATATTACCTGAAGATGCAGTTGTTTGGCAACATATTGAAAAAGTTGCGAAAGACGTATGTCAATCCTATCACTTCGAAGAGATTCGAACGCCAATTTTTGAACATACAGAAGTCTTTACAAGAGGTGTAGGAGATACAACGGATATCGTCCAAAAAGAGATGTATACGTTTAAAGATCGAGGCGATCGAAGTCTAACTTTACGACCTGAGGGGACCGCATCCGTTGTGCGTTCTTACGTTGAACATAAGCTTTATGGAGAAGCGAATGCGCTAACGAAATTATTTTATACTGGACCGATGTTTCGTTATGAACGTCCGCAGGCAGGTAGAATGCGGCAATTTGTTCAGTTCGGGGTAGAAGCATTAGGAAGTGCGAATCCCCATTTAGATGCAGAAGTACTCGCACTATTAATTGATATTTGCAATCGACTTGGCTTAGTCAACTTGAAGCTTGTTATTAATTCATTAGGGGACAAGGAAAGTCGTGATCGTCACCGTCAAGCATTGATTGATCATTTTGCACCATCAATAAATGAATTCTGCTCTGATTGCCAAACGCGGCTGGATAAAAACCCATTACGTATTCTTGATTGCAAAAAAGATCGCGAACACCCGTTAATGGAGACAGCTCCTGCCATTTTAGATTTTCTAAACGAAGAATCTAGGACATATTTTGAAAATCTGAAACAAACGTTAGATCAACTAGGCATTTCTTATGAAGTCGATGCGACGTTAGTAAGAGGCTTGGATTATTATAACCATACGGCGTTTGAATTGATGAGTACAGCACCAGGTTTTGGAGCCATCACAACGTTATGTGGAGGTGGACGCTACAACGGTCTTGTCCAAGAATTTGGTGGGCCGGAAACGCCTGGGATTGGCTTTGCCTTCAGTATTGAGCGTTTTATTTTAGCGATGAAAGCGGAAGGTGTTGCGTTACCTGAACGGCCACAGCTGGACGCCTATATTGTTGCTTTAGGAGAAGAAGCGAACCAACGAGCAGCTGTGCTTCTGCATGAATTGCGTAAAGATGGGTATCGTGTTGACAAAGATTATATGGGGAAGAAAATGAAAGCTCAATTTAAAACGGCAGATCGAAACGGCGCAACATGCACAATTATTATTGGTGAAGATGAGCTGGCGAATGAACAGGCGGTTATTCGCCATATGGATTCAGGCGAACAAAAAACCGTCTCCCTTCATTCTGTTGCAGTCGAATTAAGAGAGAGTATTAAAGGAGGAGCAGGATTGTGA
- the aspS gene encoding aspartate--tRNA ligase, with product MSKRTHHCGDLSKHQTGEEVSLVGWVQRRRDLGQVIFLDVRDRSGVIQVVCSPDINEEALKIADRVRNEYMISVKGIVVERDEKAVNKKITTGEIEIHVHSFELLNASKPLPFQIEANTDASEDVRLKYRYLDLRRPDMQEAFKLRHKVTKTVRDFLDEDGFLEIETPMLTKSTPEGARDYLVPSRVHHGEFYALPQSPQIFKQLLMVSGFEKYFQIVRCFRDEDLRADRQPEFTQIDIEASFLETEDILGMTETLMKKLMLETHGLEFEGSFERMTYEDAMNRYGSDKPDTRFGMELVDLTTVLADTEFKVFRQAIDSNGIVKGINLSGGANKLSRKEIDALTDFVKPYGAKGLAWLKVEEEGLKGPIAKFFNPEQTEALLESMQAKPGDLLFFGADKKQIVFDSLGALRLKFGKDFDLIDTSKFNFLWVVDFPLVEYDEQARRYVALHHPFTRPKKEDEHLLESNPDDVRAEAYDLVLNGYELGGGSQRIYERELQEKMFQTLGFTKEQANEEFGFLLEAFEYGTPPHGGIALGLDRIVMLLAQKTNLREVIAFPKTASASDLMTHAPGAVSVEQLIDLNLSVLGKRG from the coding sequence GTGAGTAAACGAACGCATCATTGTGGAGATCTTTCCAAGCATCAGACAGGGGAAGAGGTAAGTTTAGTTGGCTGGGTTCAACGAAGAAGAGATTTAGGACAAGTCATTTTCTTAGATGTCCGGGACCGTTCAGGTGTTATTCAAGTTGTATGTAGTCCAGACATAAACGAAGAAGCGTTAAAAATAGCGGACCGTGTACGAAATGAATATATGATTTCTGTTAAAGGAATTGTTGTTGAACGTGATGAAAAAGCCGTTAATAAGAAAATTACAACAGGCGAAATTGAAATTCATGTTCATTCATTCGAGCTGTTAAATGCTTCAAAACCACTTCCGTTTCAAATTGAAGCAAATACGGATGCTTCTGAAGATGTTCGCTTGAAATATCGTTACTTAGACTTGCGTCGTCCTGACATGCAAGAAGCATTTAAATTAAGACATAAAGTAACGAAAACCGTTCGTGACTTTCTTGATGAAGATGGATTTTTAGAAATTGAAACACCGATGTTAACAAAAAGTACACCTGAAGGAGCAAGGGACTACTTAGTGCCAAGCCGTGTGCATCATGGTGAATTTTATGCCCTTCCGCAATCACCGCAAATTTTTAAACAATTGCTGATGGTATCTGGTTTTGAAAAATATTTTCAGATTGTGCGATGTTTTAGAGATGAAGATTTACGAGCAGACCGCCAGCCTGAGTTTACACAAATTGATATTGAAGCAAGTTTTCTTGAAACAGAAGATATTCTTGGTATGACGGAAACTCTAATGAAGAAGTTGATGCTTGAAACCCACGGTCTTGAATTTGAAGGGTCCTTTGAGCGGATGACATATGAAGATGCGATGAATCGCTATGGCTCTGATAAACCTGACACCCGTTTTGGAATGGAACTTGTTGATTTGACAACGGTTTTAGCAGATACGGAGTTTAAAGTATTTAGACAGGCAATTGATTCAAACGGGATTGTAAAAGGAATCAACCTTAGTGGAGGTGCAAATAAACTTTCTCGTAAAGAGATTGATGCACTTACCGATTTTGTTAAGCCATATGGTGCAAAAGGTTTAGCGTGGCTAAAGGTTGAAGAAGAAGGGTTAAAAGGACCAATTGCAAAATTCTTCAATCCTGAACAAACAGAAGCGTTGCTTGAAAGCATGCAAGCAAAACCAGGTGACTTGTTGTTCTTTGGTGCAGATAAGAAACAAATTGTCTTTGATTCATTAGGTGCACTACGTTTAAAATTCGGAAAAGATTTCGATCTAATTGATACAAGTAAATTCAATTTCCTTTGGGTTGTTGACTTTCCACTCGTTGAGTACGATGAGCAGGCAAGACGTTATGTAGCCCTACACCACCCATTCACACGTCCGAAAAAAGAAGATGAACATCTACTTGAATCGAATCCTGATGATGTGCGAGCAGAAGCTTATGACCTCGTCTTGAACGGCTATGAGCTTGGTGGCGGCTCTCAACGGATTTATGAGCGTGAGCTACAAGAAAAAATGTTCCAGACGCTTGGATTTACAAAAGAACAAGCGAATGAAGAGTTTGGCTTTTTGCTTGAAGCATTTGAATATGGTACACCTCCACATGGTGGAATTGCGCTAGGCTTAGACAGGATTGTCATGTTACTAGCACAAAAAACAAATTTACGAGAAGTCATTGCCTTTCCGAAAACGGCAAGTGCTAGTGATTTAATGACACATGCACCAGGTGCAGTCAGTGTGGAACAGTTAATTGATTTAAACCTGTCTGTTCTCGGGAAGCGTGGTTGA
- a CDS encoding homoserine dehydrogenase, producing the protein MKIGLIGYGTVGSGVYERLIRSREQIETIIGEKFEIIRILVKDVKKHEDVHRNLLTSSWESFFEQERYDLVFEAINGTDLPKAFTESLLKQGTSVISANKKLVALHGEELEQLAYDHGAYYGWDAAVCGAIPIVNVFKSVLLTTNIQSIAGILNGTSNYILTKMGEGRTYEDALEQAQSLGYAEEDPTSDVEGWDAVYKLCLLARQCYDQWISPNEIERVGISHIDQWHIQAAKALRLSFKLIAKLEVDSTSLKGFVKPVLIDQEHSLAPIRGVLNAVTLEGKDMERLIFAGPGAGKETTANSVVEDFIFHEQQRDVLPRFTYRLTKIEEGISEKLTAQEVWFCKNEQLGEVEPYLEKTKVWKEKDIEGGKVFIVTPLSSVTPFFTFPLLTEIDQELTTVESKL; encoded by the coding sequence ATGAAAATTGGCCTAATTGGATACGGAACGGTTGGAAGTGGTGTTTATGAACGGTTAATTCGTTCAAGAGAACAGATTGAAACCATTATCGGAGAAAAATTCGAAATCATTCGTATTTTAGTCAAAGATGTGAAGAAACATGAGGACGTTCACCGAAACCTTCTTACATCATCATGGGAGTCTTTTTTTGAACAGGAGCGATACGATCTTGTATTTGAAGCAATAAACGGAACAGATCTTCCGAAAGCATTTACGGAATCATTATTAAAGCAAGGCACCTCTGTTATTTCGGCTAACAAAAAGCTTGTAGCGCTACATGGAGAAGAGCTTGAGCAACTTGCTTATGATCACGGTGCTTACTACGGTTGGGATGCGGCAGTATGTGGGGCGATCCCTATCGTGAATGTTTTCAAAAGTGTGTTACTTACAACGAATATCCAGTCGATTGCAGGTATCCTCAACGGGACAAGTAATTATATTCTCACAAAAATGGGCGAAGGAAGAACCTATGAAGATGCGTTGGAACAAGCTCAATCATTAGGTTATGCAGAAGAGGATCCTACTTCTGATGTTGAAGGGTGGGATGCTGTTTATAAGCTCTGTTTATTGGCAAGACAATGTTATGATCAATGGATTTCGCCAAATGAGATTGAACGTGTTGGCATTAGTCATATTGATCAATGGCACATTCAAGCCGCAAAAGCGCTACGCTTATCCTTTAAATTAATTGCGAAATTAGAAGTAGATTCAACGTCCCTAAAAGGGTTCGTCAAGCCTGTTTTAATTGATCAAGAACATTCTTTAGCACCAATTCGTGGCGTTTTAAATGCTGTTACTCTTGAAGGGAAAGATATGGAGCGACTTATTTTTGCTGGCCCCGGTGCCGGAAAAGAAACAACAGCAAACAGCGTCGTAGAAGATTTTATTTTTCATGAACAACAGCGAGACGTATTGCCTCGTTTTACGTATCGTTTAACGAAAATCGAGGAAGGTATATCGGAAAAATTAACAGCGCAAGAAGTATGGTTTTGTAAAAATGAACAGCTTGGTGAAGTGGAACCTTATTTAGAGAAAACAAAAGTGTGGAAGGAAAAAGACATAGAAGGGGGAAAAGTGTTTATTGTGACTCCGCTTTCATCAGTAACGCCATTCTTTACATTCCCACTGCTGACAGAAATAGACCAAGAACTTACAACAGTGGAAAGCAAATTATAA